The proteins below are encoded in one region of Methanofollis aquaemaris:
- a CDS encoding putative immunity protein, whose translation MIYKAQKLFVKKYRREDQISMATWAADCAERVLPYFERAYPGDERPRHAIETCRRWVRTGVFRMAEIRGASLAAHAAAREAKENDAACFAARAAGQAVATAHVPQHAYGAAYYALKVVAAVGGDVAGERDWQSGRLPERLREEIMSRIVVQGISVKLRKGEGF comes from the coding sequence ATGATTTACAAAGCCCAAAAATTGTTTGTGAAAAAATACCGCAGGGAAGATCAGATCTCGATGGCGACCTGGGCCGCGGACTGCGCAGAGCGGGTGCTTCCATATTTTGAGCGTGCATATCCGGGAGACGAACGGCCGCGTCATGCCATCGAAACGTGTCGGAGATGGGTCCGTACGGGCGTGTTCAGGATGGCCGAGATCCGCGGCGCTTCTCTTGCCGCTCATGCCGCCGCCCGCGAGGCGAAAGAGAATGACGCGGCCTGTTTTGCGGCGCGTGCCGCAGGCCAGGCGGTGGCGACTGCGCATGTCCCGCAGCACGCCTACGGGGCGGCGTACTATGCCCTGAAAGTTGTCGCGGCGGTCGGGGGTGATGTTGCCGGGGAGCGGGATTGGCAGTCGGGAAGGCTCCCTGAGCGGTTGCGGGAAGAGATCATGAGCAGGATCGTTGTGCAGGGGATCTCTGTCAAATTGAGGAAGGGGGAGGGGTTTTGA
- a CDS encoding nucleoside deaminase, whose protein sequence is MDEFMQAAIEEARKGLNEGGIPIGSVLVIDGTIVGRGHNRRVQKGSAILHAEMDCLENAGRLKPGDYRRAALYSTLSPCDMCSGAVLLYKIPRVVIGENRTFQGPEEYLRSRGVEVVVLDDEECVRMMSEFIAENPEVWDEDIGEE, encoded by the coding sequence ATGGATGAATTCATGCAGGCCGCCATCGAAGAAGCCAGAAAGGGACTGAACGAAGGCGGGATCCCCATCGGCTCGGTGCTGGTGATCGACGGTACGATCGTCGGTCGGGGACACAATCGCAGGGTGCAGAAGGGCAGCGCCATTTTACACGCCGAGATGGACTGCCTGGAAAACGCGGGCCGGCTCAAGCCCGGCGATTACCGTCGGGCGGCGCTGTACTCGACGCTTTCCCCCTGCGATATGTGCAGCGGTGCAGTCCTCCTCTACAAAATACCTCGGGTCGTGATCGGCGAAAACCGGACATTCCAGGGACCGGAGGAGTATCTCCGTTCGCGGGGCGTCGAAGTGGTCGTCCTGGACGATGAGGAGTGCGTGCGGATGATGTCGGAGTTCATTGCCGAGAATCCGGAGGTGTGGGACGAGGATATTGGGGAGGAGTAG
- a CDS encoding glutamine synthetase family protein — MNPNDLVRFLKKPSSEFTKDDIIRFCYENGIEMVNFRYAAEDGKLKTLNFIISSKEHLDAILSDGERVDGSNIFSFIEAGSSDLYVIPRYRTAFVNPFTEVPTLEILCSYYDYEGKPLESAPGYVLRKANEEFTRQTGGVFKTLGELEYYVISEREDLYPGLDQKGYHTAAPFAKFEDLRTEALRLIAKAGGKIKYGHSEVGCFSTEDQYFEQHEIEFLPMPVEEAAEQLIIAKWILRMLGYQYGVEISFAPKITVGKAGSGMHFHMLVEKDGQNLMVEGGKLSPLARKMIAGILDAADALTAFGDTIPTSYLRLVPHQEAPTNVCWGDRNRSVVVRVPLGWTGAHHMTQDANPYDRGLTTERPSKQTIEFRVPDGSADPYLMIAGLIVTSLRGINMPDALELAKKLYVDVNIFKPEYRERLDQLEQLPASCWESADALAAKRAIFEENGIFPAGMIDSRVASLKAYEDKGLSEKLYGDKEAIGELVDRFMHVA, encoded by the coding sequence ATGAATCCAAACGACCTCGTCCGCTTCCTCAAGAAGCCGTCGTCAGAATTTACCAAAGACGATATTATTCGTTTTTGCTATGAAAATGGTATCGAGATGGTGAATTTCCGCTATGCTGCAGAGGACGGCAAGCTCAAGACGCTCAACTTTATCATCTCTTCGAAGGAACACCTCGACGCCATCCTCTCCGATGGTGAGCGGGTCGACGGGAGCAACATCTTCTCGTTCATCGAAGCGGGGAGCAGCGACCTGTATGTGATCCCGCGCTATCGGACCGCTTTTGTCAATCCGTTTACCGAGGTGCCGACGCTCGAGATCCTCTGTTCGTACTATGACTACGAGGGCAAGCCCCTGGAGAGCGCTCCGGGGTATGTCCTGCGCAAGGCCAACGAAGAGTTCACCAGACAGACCGGCGGCGTCTTCAAGACCCTCGGCGAGCTGGAATACTATGTGATCAGCGAGCGTGAGGATCTCTACCCCGGCCTCGACCAGAAGGGCTACCACACCGCCGCACCCTTCGCCAAGTTCGAGGATCTGCGGACCGAGGCGCTGCGGTTGATCGCAAAGGCCGGCGGCAAGATCAAGTACGGCCACTCCGAGGTCGGCTGCTTCAGCACTGAAGATCAGTACTTCGAGCAGCACGAGATCGAGTTCCTGCCCATGCCGGTCGAGGAGGCCGCGGAGCAGTTGATCATCGCGAAGTGGATTCTGCGGATGCTCGGGTACCAATACGGTGTCGAGATCAGCTTTGCCCCCAAGATCACCGTCGGCAAGGCGGGGAGCGGGATGCACTTCCACATGCTCGTCGAGAAGGATGGTCAGAACCTGATGGTCGAGGGAGGGAAGTTGAGCCCGCTCGCCAGGAAGATGATCGCCGGTATCCTCGATGCCGCCGACGCCCTGACCGCCTTTGGCGACACCATCCCGACCTCGTACCTCAGGCTCGTGCCGCACCAGGAGGCGCCCACCAACGTCTGCTGGGGCGACCGCAACCGCTCGGTCGTGGTCCGCGTGCCCCTGGGCTGGACCGGTGCCCACCACATGACCCAGGACGCCAACCCGTACGACCGCGGTCTCACGACGGAGCGCCCGTCCAAGCAGACGATCGAGTTCAGGGTGCCCGACGGCTCGGCTGATCCCTACCTGATGATCGCCGGTCTCATCGTCACCTCGCTGCGCGGCATCAACATGCCCGACGCTCTCGAACTGGCAAAGAAGCTCTACGTCGACGTGAACATCTTCAAGCCCGAGTACCGCGAGCGTCTGGACCAGCTCGAACAGCTCCCGGCATCGTGCTGGGAGTCGGCCGACGCCCTCGCCGCCAAGCGTGCGATCTTCGAGGAGAACGGGATCTTCCCCGCCGGCATGATCGACAGCAGGGTGGCGTCGCTCAAGGCCTATGAGGACAAGGGTCTCAGCGAGAAGTTGTACGGCGACAAAGAAGCGATTGGCGAACTGGTCGACCGCTTCATGCACGTTGCGTAA